From Canis lupus baileyi chromosome 16, mCanLup2.hap1, whole genome shotgun sequence, a single genomic window includes:
- the SLC27A4 gene encoding long-chain fatty acid transport protein 4, which translates to MLLGASLVGVLLFSKLVLKLPWTQVGFSLLFLYLGSGGWRFVRIFVKTIRRDIFGGMVLLKVKAKVRRYLREQRTVPILFASMVQRHPDKTALIFEGTDTHWTFRQLDDYSSSVANFLQARGLASGDVAALFMENRNEFVGLWLGMAKLGVEAALINTNLRRDALCHCLTTSQARVLIFGSEMAPAIFEIQASLDPSLSLFCSGPWEPSTLPASTEHLDPLLEDAPKHLPSRPDKGFTDKLFYIYTSGTTGLPKAAIVVHSRYYRMAALVYYGFRMRPDDIVYDCLPLYHSAGNIVGIGQCLLHGMTVVIRKKFSASRFWDDCIKYNCTIVQYIGELCRYLLNQPPREAEHQHRVRMALGNGLRQSIWTDFSSRFHIPQVAEFYGATECNCSVGNFDSQVGACGFNSRILSFVYPIRLVRVNEDTMELIRGPNGVCLPCQPGEPGQLVGRIIQQDPLRRFDGYLNQGASNKKIAKDVFQKGDQAYLTGDVLVMDELGYLYFRDRTGDTFRWKGENVSTTEVEGTLSRLLDMTDVAVYGVEVPGTEGRAGMAAVANSAGSCDLEHFAQLLEKELPLYARPIFLRFLPELHKTGTFKLQKMELRKEGFNPAVVRDPLFYLDARKGRYVPLDQKAYARIQAGEEKL; encoded by the exons ATGCTGCTCGGGGCGTCTCTGGTGGGGGTGCTGCTGTTCTCCAAACTGGTGCTGAAACTGCCTTGGACCCAGGTGGGGTTCTCCCTGCTGTTTCTCTACCTGGGGTCTGGAGGCTGGCGTTTTGTCCGCATCTTCGTCAAGACCATAAGGCGTGATATCTT TGGCGGCATGGTACTCCTGAAGGTCAAGGCAAAGGTCCGGCGGTACCTGCGGGAGCAGCGGACAGTGCCTATTTTGTTTGCTTCTATGGTACAGCGCCACCCAGACAAGACAGCCTTGATCTTTGAGGGCACAGACACCCACTGGACCTTCCGCCAGCTGGATGATTACTCAAGCAGCGTGGCCAACTTTCTGCAGGCTCGGGGCCTGGCCTCGGGTGATGTAGCTGCCCTCTTCATGGAGAACCGCAATGAGTTTGTGGGCCTGTGGCTGGGCATGGCCAAGCTGGGCGTGGAGGCGGCCCTCATCAACACTAACCTCCGACGGGACGCCCTGTGCCACTGCTTGACCACCTCCCAGGCCCGGGTCCTCATCTTTGGCAGTGAGATGGccccag CCATCTTTGAAATCCAAGCCAGCCTGGACCCCTCGCTCAGCCTCTTCTGCTctggcccctgggagcccagcaCCCTGCCCGCCAGCACGGAGCACCTGGACCCCCTCCTGGAAGATGCCCCCAAGCACCTGCCCAGTCGTCCTGACAAGGGCTTCACAG ATAAGCTCTTCTACATCTACACATCGGGTACCACAGGGCTGCCCAAAGCTGCCATCGTGGTACATAGCAG GTATTACCGCATGGCTGCCCTGGTGTACTATGGATTCCGGATGCGGCCCGATGACATTGTCTATGACTGCCTGCCCCTCTACCACTCAGCAG GGAACATCGTGGGAATAGGGCAGTGCCTGCTCCATGGCATGACAGTGGTGATCCGGAAGAAGTTCTCAGCCTCCCGGTTCTGGGACGACTGTATCAAGTACAACTGCACA ATTGTGCAGTACATCGGCGAGCTGTGCCGCTACCTCCTGAACCAGCCGCCCCGGGAGGCGGAACACCAGCATCGGGTGCGCATGGCACTTGGCAACGGCCTCCGCCAGTCCATCTGGACCGACTTTTCTAGCCGTTTCCACATCCCCCAAGTGGCTGAGTTCTACGGGGCCACTGAATGTAACTGCAGTGTGGGCAACTTCGACAGCCAG GTGGGGGCCTGTGGCTTCAACAGCCGCATCCTGTCCTTTGTGTACCCCATCCGGCTGGTACGAGTCAACGAGGACACCATGGAACTGATCCGGGGGCCCAATGGTGTCTGCCTTCCCTGCCAGCCAG GTGAGCCAGGCCAGCTAGTGGGCCGCATCATCCAGCAGGACCCCCTGCGGCGCTTTGATGGCTATCTGAACCAGGGTGCCAGCAATAAGAAGATCGCCAAGGACGTTTTCCAAAAGGGGGACCAGGCCTACCTCACTG gTGATGTGCTGGTGATGGATGAGCTGGGCTACCTGTACTTCCGAGACCGCACAGGAGACACCTTCCGCTGGAAAGGGGAGAATGTATCCACCACAGAGGTGGAGGGCACACTCAGCCGCCTGCTGGACATGACCGATGTGGCAGTGTATGGTGTCGAGGTGCCAG GAACTGAGGGCCGGGCTGGAATGGCTGCTGTGGCCAACTCTGCTGGCAGCTGTGACCTGGAGCACTTTGCACAGCTCTTAGAGAAGGAGCTTCCCCTGTACGCCCGCCCCATCTTCCTGCGCTTCCTTCCTGAGCTGCACAAAACAG GGACCTTCAAGCTACAGAAGATGGAGCTTCGGAAGGAAGGTTTTAACCCGGCAGTTGTGAGAGACCCACTGTTTTACCTGGATGCCCGGAAGGGCCGCTACGTCCCGCTGGACCAGAAGGCCTACGCCCGCATCCAGGCGGGCGAGGAGAAGCTGTGA